The following coding sequences are from one Rhipicephalus microplus isolate Deutch F79 chromosome 3, USDA_Rmic, whole genome shotgun sequence window:
- the LOC142804001 gene encoding uncharacterized protein LOC142804001, with the protein MKSLLFSANILLLVVLWAIFEGEIAEARKDGYKYCKPKNGLRHRRDSEPDSGDNMIPYEGPDSDEVSERSSDKKGHKGGEKPRVECTGNGDCKKKCECRDDGSGTKFCMRLRKNGDRNELDLAE; encoded by the exons ATGAAATCCTTGCTGTTTTCCGCGAACATTTTGCTTCTGGTTGTACT ATGGGCAATCTTCGAAGGCGAAATCGCAGAAGCCAGAAAGGATGGTTACAAATACTGCAAGCCAAAGAACGGATTGCGTCATCGAAGAGACTCG GAGCCTGACAGCGGAGATAATATGATTCCTTACGAGGGGCCTGATTCG GATGAAGTTAGCGAGAGGAGCAGTGACAAAAAGGGCCATAAAGGTGGCGAGAAGCCGCGTGTAGAG TGCACAGGAAACGGCGATTGCAAAAAGAAGTGTGAATGTCGGGATGATGGAAGCGGGACCAAATTTTGCATGCGTCTGCGCAAGAATGGTGACCGGAACGAGTTGGACCTTGCAGAGTAG